One segment of Streptosporangium brasiliense DNA contains the following:
- the wrbA gene encoding NAD(P)H:quinone oxidoreductase: MTAKVAVIYYSATGSVHALAQAVAEGAASAGAEVRLRRVAELASDSAIAQNPQWRRHVDATTSITQASVEDLAWADAFAFGTPTRFGAPAAQLKQFIDQAGGLWQEGGLADKPVTAFTSAFNRHGGSEATILSLGNVFYHWGALIVPPGFTDPAVYAAGGNPYGTSFVTGPTGDGPDAAALEAARYQGRRLARITIRLLGDGRAAADDGNPREAMAGTTSRTA, translated from the coding sequence ATGACCGCGAAGGTCGCCGTCATCTACTACAGCGCGACAGGCAGTGTGCACGCACTCGCGCAGGCCGTCGCCGAGGGCGCCGCCTCGGCCGGGGCCGAGGTGCGGCTGCGGCGGGTCGCCGAACTGGCGTCCGACAGCGCGATCGCCCAGAACCCGCAGTGGCGGCGGCACGTCGACGCCACCACGTCGATCACTCAGGCCTCGGTCGAGGACCTGGCGTGGGCCGACGCGTTCGCGTTCGGGACGCCGACGCGGTTCGGCGCGCCGGCCGCGCAGCTCAAGCAGTTCATCGACCAGGCCGGCGGGCTGTGGCAGGAAGGGGGACTGGCCGACAAGCCGGTGACGGCATTCACCTCGGCGTTCAACCGGCACGGCGGCAGCGAGGCCACGATCTTGTCGCTGGGCAATGTCTTCTACCACTGGGGGGCACTGATCGTCCCGCCCGGATTCACCGATCCGGCTGTGTACGCCGCCGGCGGCAACCCCTACGGCACGTCGTTCGTGACCGGCCCGACCGGAGACGGCCCGGACGCCGCGGCACTGGAGGCGGCCAGGTACCAGGGACGGCGGCTGGCCCGGATCACGATCCGGCTGCTGGGGGACGGCCGCGCCGCCGCGGACGACGGGAACCCCCGCGAAGCCATGGCCGGGACAACCTCCCGCACCGCGTGA
- a CDS encoding MFS transporter has translation MTSTSTAPQRARPHAGPAWLVLSLACACQFMVILDASIVNVALPSVREDLGFTPTGLAWVVNGYLLAFAGFMLLGGRATDLAGPRRMLAAGLLLFSASSLVGGLATTPEVLVAARVAQGVGAAMMAPATLAVINTFFTEPGARARAFGAWSASGGVGGMAGAVAGGALTTGLSWRWVFLINVPIGAVLIVVAVMSLAGARTGRRGSLDLTGAVTGTAGLAALIYGVMQSADHGWSSGLVVGPVVAGLLLLTVFTVVEARFAAQPMMPLRLFRIRGVAVGNGMLLLFGAITIAMWYFTSLFLQNVLGFSALQAGLGQTPAAVMFMVVARWAAALLPRTGVRPLVLAGSACFLAGFGWLSLAHADSGYVTSVLGPTLLVAVGIGLTFPTLMAAATADVPEGDAGIIGGLANTAGQVGGSIGLAVLATAAGARAASEAGGSSPADALAAGYGLVFLMAAGLGLAIAAVSLLLPRHRRG, from the coding sequence ATGACAAGCACCAGCACCGCACCCCAGCGGGCCAGGCCGCACGCCGGCCCCGCCTGGCTGGTCCTGTCGCTGGCGTGTGCCTGCCAGTTCATGGTGATCCTGGACGCGTCCATCGTCAACGTCGCCCTGCCCTCGGTCCGCGAGGACCTCGGCTTCACACCGACCGGCCTGGCCTGGGTGGTGAACGGCTACCTGCTCGCCTTCGCCGGCTTCATGCTGCTGGGCGGCCGCGCCACCGACCTGGCCGGCCCGCGCCGGATGCTGGCCGCCGGGCTGCTGTTGTTCTCCGCCTCGAGTCTGGTCGGCGGCCTGGCGACCACTCCGGAGGTCCTGGTGGCGGCCCGCGTCGCGCAGGGCGTCGGAGCGGCCATGATGGCCCCGGCGACGCTGGCCGTGATCAACACCTTCTTCACCGAGCCGGGCGCGCGCGCCAGGGCGTTCGGCGCGTGGTCCGCCTCGGGCGGTGTGGGCGGGATGGCCGGCGCGGTCGCGGGCGGTGCCCTCACAACCGGCCTGTCGTGGCGGTGGGTCTTCCTCATCAACGTGCCGATCGGCGCGGTGCTGATCGTGGTGGCCGTGATGTCGCTGGCCGGCGCGCGGACCGGCCGGCGGGGATCGCTCGACCTCACCGGCGCGGTCACGGGGACGGCGGGGCTGGCCGCGCTGATCTACGGGGTCATGCAGAGCGCCGATCACGGCTGGTCGTCCGGGCTGGTCGTCGGGCCAGTGGTGGCGGGCCTGCTCCTGCTCACCGTCTTCACCGTGGTGGAGGCGCGTTTCGCCGCCCAGCCGATGATGCCCCTGCGGCTGTTCCGGATCCGTGGGGTGGCCGTCGGCAACGGCATGCTGCTGCTGTTCGGCGCGATCACCATCGCGATGTGGTACTTCACCTCGCTCTTCCTGCAGAACGTGCTCGGCTTCAGCGCGCTTCAGGCCGGGCTCGGGCAGACACCCGCGGCAGTGATGTTCATGGTGGTCGCGCGATGGGCCGCCGCCCTGCTGCCGCGGACCGGCGTGCGGCCCCTGGTGCTGGCCGGCAGCGCCTGTTTCCTGGCCGGTTTCGGCTGGCTCTCCCTGGCCCACGCCGACAGCGGCTACGTCACCAGCGTGCTCGGTCCTACGCTGCTCGTCGCGGTCGGCATCGGCCTGACCTTCCCCACCCTCATGGCCGCGGCGACCGCCGACGTTCCCGAGGGCGACGCGGGGATCATCGGCGGCCTGGCCAACACCGCCGGCCAGGTGGGCGGGTCGATCGGCCTGGCGGTGCTCGCGACGGCCGCCGGCGCCAGAGCCGCGTCGGAGGCCGGCGGGAGTTCCCCGGCCGACGCCCTCGCCGCCGGCTACGGCCTGGTCTTCCTCATGGCGGCCGGGCTCGGCCTGGCCATCGCGGCGGTCAGCCTGCTGCTGCCGCGGCACCGGCGCGGCTAA
- a CDS encoding MarR family winged helix-turn-helix transcriptional regulator produces MTDRRDLAAMLHPLVQSLIAAEQPVLAAHGISMWAYAVLAALEDNAVRTQAALAEAIGADKTRIISTLDRLQEAGLITRDPDPRDRRARVLAITARGGEVCRSVRAGIQANEDRLLARLPEGERESFLRAVRTLSRLTREEIVSGTDPR; encoded by the coding sequence ATGACAGACCGTCGCGACCTCGCCGCGATGCTCCACCCCCTGGTGCAGTCGCTCATCGCCGCCGAGCAGCCCGTGCTGGCCGCGCACGGGATCTCCATGTGGGCGTACGCGGTGCTCGCCGCCCTTGAGGACAACGCCGTGCGCACCCAGGCCGCTCTGGCGGAGGCGATCGGCGCCGACAAGACCCGTATCATCAGCACCCTCGACAGGCTGCAGGAGGCGGGGCTCATCACCCGCGATCCCGACCCCCGGGACCGGCGGGCACGCGTCCTCGCGATCACCGCTCGGGGCGGCGAGGTCTGCCGATCGGTACGGGCCGGCATCCAGGCCAACGAGGACCGCCTGCTCGCCCGGCTGCCCGAGGGTGAGCGCGAGAGCTTCCTGCGCGCCGTACGGACGCTGTCGCGGCTCACCCGCGAGGAGATCGTCAGCGGGACCGATCCGCGTTAG
- a CDS encoding RidA family protein: protein MPTNSGVRLIRESRLTQAVDYAYAAVADAPVRSIWVAGACPLDLDGNTVAVGDYAGQTHQVMRNLVTALEDAGASLTDVAKTTVYVASSRQADLVAAWEVYREYMGGHDVPSTLLGVAALGYKDQLVEVEATAVIPG from the coding sequence ATGCCTACTAATTCTGGCGTCCGCCTGATCCGCGAAAGCCGCCTCACACAGGCGGTCGACTACGCCTACGCCGCCGTCGCGGACGCGCCCGTGCGCTCCATCTGGGTGGCCGGTGCGTGCCCCCTCGACCTCGACGGCAACACCGTCGCCGTCGGCGACTACGCCGGCCAGACCCACCAGGTGATGCGCAACCTCGTGACCGCCCTGGAGGACGCCGGCGCGTCACTGACCGACGTCGCCAAGACCACCGTGTACGTGGCCTCCTCCCGCCAGGCCGACCTGGTCGCCGCCTGGGAGGTCTACCGCGAGTACATGGGCGGGCACGACGTGCCCAGCACGCTGCTCGGCGTCGCCGCCCTCGGCTACAAGGACCAACTGGTCGAGGTCGAGGCCACGGCGGTGATTCCCGGCTGA
- a CDS encoding OmpA family protein, whose amino-acid sequence MPDRILRASGTDAVNDPLSQRRAQAVQSALAALLTRGGVRFQARGYGSRRPLYGNDTDEGKRRNRPVNVTFTKPRPKSEQADPAEDLARTLAPEAGELEVPVR is encoded by the coding sequence ATGCCTGACCGGATCCTGCGGGCCTCCGGCACCGACGCCGTCAACGACCCGCTGTCGCAGCGCCGCGCCCAGGCGGTACAGAGCGCCCTGGCGGCATTGCTGACACGTGGGGGCGTGCGATTCCAGGCTCGCGGGTACGGCTCCCGCCGCCCCCTGTACGGCAACGACACCGACGAGGGCAAGCGCCGCAACCGCCCGGTGAACGTCACCTTCACCAAGCCCCGACCCAAGTCCGAGCAGGCGGACCCGGCCGAGGACCTCGCGCGGACGCTCGCGCCGGAGGCGGGCGAGCTCGAGGTGCCGGTCCGGTGA
- a CDS encoding lectin: MRRILRWTLAAVLASGSLIAVDGATSPATALDNGLARTPPMGWNDWNSFGCDVGESLIRQTADTMVSSGMAAAGYKYVNIDDCWSTRSRNADGDLVADPAKFPSGIKALADYVHSKGLKLGIYSSAGLTTCAGYPASLGNEQRDAALWASWGIDYLKYDNCGDHQGKNGQQRYTAMRDALAATGRPIVYSLCNWGEESVWTWGMSTGNLWRTTGDIQADWGSVTSILDQQVGLEAYSGPGGWNDPDMLEVGVGSMTATESRAHFSLWALLNAPLIAGNDIRSMSAETRTILTNTEVIAVNQDWGGKQGHKISDNGGLEVWRKPMSDDSVAVVLLNRGNSTATVSTTAAAIGLGSASSYSVRDLWAHTTGSSPGTISASVPAHGAQMYVVTGGGITEPTTSALKSLSSARCLDVTGASQTNGTRTEIWDCNGQANQKWTLTGAGELRVYGNKCLDVYDQGTADGTNVIIWDCNGQNNQKWSLNSDGSITAVGAGKCLDVYANGTANGTKVIIWTCHGQANQRWTRV, from the coding sequence ATGCGTAGGATCCTGCGATGGACGCTGGCGGCGGTGCTGGCCTCCGGCTCTCTGATCGCGGTCGACGGTGCGACGTCGCCCGCCACGGCGCTGGACAACGGGCTGGCCCGTACGCCCCCGATGGGATGGAACGACTGGAACAGCTTCGGCTGCGACGTCGGCGAGTCGCTCATCCGGCAGACCGCGGACACCATGGTCTCCAGCGGCATGGCGGCCGCGGGCTACAAGTACGTCAACATCGACGACTGCTGGTCGACCCGGTCCCGCAACGCCGACGGCGACCTGGTGGCGGACCCGGCGAAGTTCCCCAGCGGCATCAAGGCCCTGGCCGACTACGTCCACTCCAAGGGGTTGAAGCTCGGCATCTACTCCTCGGCCGGCCTCACGACCTGCGCGGGGTATCCGGCCAGCCTCGGCAACGAGCAGCGGGACGCGGCGCTGTGGGCGTCGTGGGGGATCGACTACCTGAAGTACGACAACTGCGGCGACCACCAGGGCAAGAACGGGCAGCAGCGGTACACCGCCATGCGTGACGCGCTGGCGGCCACCGGGCGCCCGATCGTGTACAGCCTGTGCAACTGGGGGGAGGAGAGCGTCTGGACCTGGGGGATGTCGACGGGCAACCTCTGGCGCACGACGGGCGACATCCAGGCGGACTGGGGCTCCGTCACGAGCATCCTGGACCAGCAGGTCGGGCTCGAGGCGTACTCGGGACCGGGCGGCTGGAACGACCCCGACATGCTGGAGGTCGGTGTCGGCTCGATGACGGCGACCGAGTCGCGGGCCCACTTCAGCCTCTGGGCGCTGCTGAACGCGCCGCTCATCGCGGGCAACGACATCCGCTCGATGAGCGCCGAGACCCGCACGATCCTCACCAACACCGAGGTCATCGCCGTCAACCAGGACTGGGGCGGCAAGCAGGGCCACAAGATCAGCGACAACGGCGGCCTCGAGGTGTGGCGCAAGCCGATGTCGGACGACTCGGTCGCGGTCGTGCTGCTCAACCGGGGCAACTCCACGGCGACGGTGTCCACCACCGCCGCCGCCATCGGGCTCGGCTCCGCCTCCTCCTACTCCGTGCGCGACCTGTGGGCGCACACGACCGGCTCCTCGCCGGGGACGATCAGCGCGTCGGTGCCCGCCCACGGGGCCCAGATGTACGTCGTGACCGGAGGGGGCATCACCGAGCCGACCACGAGCGCGCTCAAGAGTCTGAGCTCGGCCCGGTGCCTGGACGTGACGGGTGCCTCGCAGACCAACGGCACGCGGACGGAGATCTGGGACTGCAACGGCCAGGCCAATCAGAAGTGGACGCTGACCGGCGCGGGCGAGCTGCGGGTGTACGGGAACAAGTGCCTGGATGTGTACGACCAGGGCACGGCCGACGGCACTAATGTGATCATCTGGGACTGCAACGGACAGAACAACCAGAAGTGGAGTTTGAACAGCGACGGCTCCATCACCGCGGTGGGTGCCGGCAAGTGCCTGGACGTGTACGCCAACGGCACCGCCAACGGCACCAAGGTCATCATCTGGACCTGCCACGGCCAGGCCAACCAGCGCTGGACCCGCGTCTGA
- a CDS encoding DUF6355 family natural product biosynthesis protein: protein MALLASTIDQSRLRAVSAVASAVLVAGMMATSASPAHAASANGPAARQESADAPRCGFFVNQVRQTRFAVYGHCGPTTILVHVDVSGGGSTNDYHLCVGPGNTLLGFYGNILNAYYIGGAGCRRGDRTGHTPH, encoded by the coding sequence ATGGCGCTCCTGGCTTCCACCATTGATCAGTCACGACTGCGGGCCGTCTCCGCGGTGGCCTCGGCCGTGCTCGTCGCGGGCATGATGGCGACGTCCGCGAGTCCGGCCCACGCCGCGTCGGCGAACGGCCCGGCGGCCCGGCAGGAAAGCGCGGACGCTCCCCGGTGCGGATTCTTCGTCAATCAGGTAAGACAGACGCGATTCGCCGTATACGGCCATTGCGGGCCGACGACCATTCTCGTGCATGTCGACGTCAGTGGGGGCGGTAGTACGAACGACTACCACCTGTGCGTCGGCCCCGGAAACACACTCCTGGGTTTTTACGGCAACATACTGAACGCGTACTACATCGGTGGAGCAGGGTGCCGCCGGGGCGACCGGACGGGGCACACCCCTCACTGA
- a CDS encoding ATP-binding cassette domain-containing protein has protein sequence MLEVRSAGKTFGGVIALREVSMRVRAGEVTCVLGDNGAGKSTLIKILAGVHAPDSGQYLVDGAPAAFTSPRDALDRGIATVYQDLAMIPLMSVWRNFFLGAEPRLGRGPFRRFDVAGARRTVREELRSMGIDIRDVDQPMGTLSGGERQSVAIARAVHFGARALILDEPTSALGVKQAGVVLRYIAQARDRGLGVVFITHNPHHAYPIGDRFLLLNRGTSLGEYGKADITREELTALMAGGAELEQLAHELGRPARPRR, from the coding sequence CTGCTGGAGGTCCGCTCCGCGGGCAAGACGTTCGGCGGCGTGATCGCGCTGCGGGAGGTCTCCATGCGGGTGCGCGCGGGGGAGGTGACCTGCGTCCTGGGCGACAACGGCGCGGGCAAATCCACGCTGATCAAGATCCTGGCGGGCGTCCACGCACCCGACTCCGGGCAGTATCTGGTGGACGGGGCGCCGGCCGCCTTCACCAGCCCCCGTGACGCCCTGGACCGGGGCATCGCCACGGTCTACCAGGACCTGGCGATGATCCCGCTGATGTCGGTCTGGCGGAACTTCTTCCTCGGCGCCGAGCCGCGGCTCGGCCGGGGTCCGTTCCGCCGCTTCGACGTGGCCGGGGCCAGGCGCACCGTCCGCGAGGAGCTGCGCTCCATGGGCATCGACATCCGCGACGTCGACCAGCCGATGGGCACCCTGTCCGGCGGCGAGCGCCAGTCCGTGGCCATCGCCCGCGCCGTCCACTTCGGCGCCCGGGCGCTCATCCTGGACGAGCCGACCTCCGCCCTGGGGGTCAAGCAGGCCGGGGTGGTGCTCCGCTACATCGCCCAGGCCCGCGACCGGGGCCTGGGGGTCGTCTTCATCACCCACAACCCCCATCACGCCTACCCGATCGGCGACCGGTTCCTGCTGCTGAACCGGGGGACCAGCCTCGGTGAGTACGGCAAGGCGGACATCACCCGAGAGGAGCTGACCGCCCTGATGGCGGGCGGGGCAGAGCTGGAGCAGCTCGCCCACGAGCTGGGCCGGCCTGCTCGGCCCCGGAGGTGA
- a CDS encoding ABC transporter permease, whose amino-acid sequence MTVADERLARTGTARRLLLRPELGAVVGAVAVFTFFAGQSATFRSVEGVANWLDPASTLGIMAVAIALLMIGGEFDLSAGVLTGTTGLITVVLATRYGLAVWTAMLVALVAALLVGYLNGLIVVRTKLPSFIVTLGTFLMLQGANLGVTKALTGTVQVGGLRRAEGYESAHAVLAGTVPVAGTDFRVAILWWLGVTALATWVLMRTRAGNWIFAVGGDDQAARAAGVPAERTKIALFMTTAGAAWLVGSVMALRFTSVQANSGIGQEFVYIIAAVIGGCLLTGGYGSAIGAAIGAVIFGMADKGIVFAGWDADWFKFFLGAMLLLATLANRLVRRYAEEVRR is encoded by the coding sequence GTGACGGTGGCCGACGAGCGGCTCGCCCGGACGGGGACGGCCCGGCGGCTCCTGCTCCGGCCGGAGCTCGGCGCGGTGGTCGGCGCGGTCGCGGTCTTCACGTTCTTCGCCGGCCAGTCGGCCACGTTCCGCTCGGTCGAGGGCGTGGCCAACTGGCTGGATCCGGCCTCCACCCTCGGCATCATGGCGGTGGCGATCGCGCTGCTGATGATCGGCGGCGAGTTCGACCTGTCGGCCGGGGTGCTCACCGGCACCACCGGCCTGATCACGGTCGTCCTCGCCACCCGCTACGGCCTGGCGGTCTGGACGGCGATGCTCGTCGCGCTCGTGGCGGCCCTGCTGGTCGGCTACCTGAACGGGCTGATCGTGGTCCGCACCAAGCTGCCGAGCTTCATCGTCACGCTCGGCACGTTCCTGATGCTGCAGGGCGCCAACCTGGGCGTCACCAAGGCACTGACCGGGACCGTCCAGGTCGGCGGGCTCCGCAGAGCCGAGGGCTACGAGAGCGCCCACGCCGTGCTGGCCGGGACCGTCCCGGTGGCCGGGACCGACTTCCGGGTGGCCATCCTCTGGTGGCTGGGCGTCACCGCGCTGGCCACCTGGGTCCTCATGCGGACCAGGGCCGGAAACTGGATCTTCGCGGTGGGCGGTGACGACCAGGCCGCCCGCGCCGCCGGAGTCCCCGCCGAACGGACGAAGATCGCCCTGTTCATGACGACCGCGGGGGCCGCCTGGCTGGTCGGCTCGGTCATGGCGCTCCGCTTCACCTCGGTGCAGGCCAACTCGGGCATCGGCCAGGAGTTCGTCTACATCATCGCGGCGGTGATCGGCGGGTGCCTGCTGACCGGCGGGTACGGCTCCGCGATCGGGGCCGCGATCGGTGCGGTGATCTTCGGCATGGCCGACAAGGGCATCGTGTTCGCCGGCTGGGACGCCGACTGGTTCAAGTTCTTCCTCGGCGCGATGCTGCTGCTGGCGACCCTCGCCAACCGGCTCGTCCGCCGCTACGCGGAGGAGGTGAGACGTTGA
- a CDS encoding sugar ABC transporter substrate-binding protein, producing the protein MKWTKGLVVAAALGLTALTGCSGGPAGQSGGEPAGASAPAAAEAGAFAVITHAGAGDAFWDVVKNGAEAAAKRYGVTVSYQGDGDPARQSQLIDQAVSQKVDGIVVSMANPDALKEAVGKAVAAGIPVITINSGGDRSREFGAITHVGQSEDVAGRGAGDRLKAEGVGKLLCVIHEAGNVGLDQRCKGAAEGLGGTVERLQVEVGNLADATSKIKARLQSDTSVDGVLTLNPAVAIAARDAIADGGSKAKLATFDLSADVVTAVKDGEILFAVDQQQYLQGWLPITFLILYRDNLNTVGGGLPVNTGPGFVTKDNAGQVARLAESGTR; encoded by the coding sequence ATGAAGTGGACGAAAGGGCTGGTCGTCGCGGCCGCTCTGGGCCTGACCGCCCTGACCGGCTGCTCAGGCGGCCCGGCCGGGCAGAGCGGCGGCGAGCCGGCGGGCGCCTCGGCTCCGGCGGCGGCCGAGGCGGGCGCCTTCGCCGTCATCACCCACGCGGGCGCGGGCGACGCCTTCTGGGACGTGGTGAAGAACGGCGCCGAGGCCGCGGCCAAGCGGTACGGCGTCACGGTGAGCTACCAGGGTGACGGCGACCCTGCGCGGCAGTCCCAGCTCATCGACCAGGCCGTGAGCCAGAAGGTCGACGGCATCGTGGTCTCCATGGCCAACCCGGACGCGCTGAAGGAGGCCGTCGGCAAGGCCGTGGCCGCCGGGATCCCGGTGATCACGATCAACTCCGGCGGGGACAGGTCCCGGGAGTTCGGCGCGATCACCCATGTCGGCCAGTCCGAGGACGTGGCCGGGCGGGGCGCGGGGGACAGGCTCAAGGCCGAGGGCGTCGGCAAACTGCTCTGCGTCATCCACGAGGCCGGGAACGTGGGCCTCGACCAGCGCTGCAAGGGGGCGGCCGAGGGCCTGGGCGGCACGGTCGAGCGGCTCCAGGTCGAGGTGGGGAACCTCGCCGACGCCACCTCCAAGATCAAGGCCAGGCTCCAGTCGGACACCTCCGTCGACGGCGTGCTCACCCTGAACCCCGCCGTCGCCATCGCCGCCCGTGACGCGATCGCCGACGGCGGCTCCAAGGCCAAGCTCGCCACCTTCGACCTGTCGGCCGACGTGGTCACCGCCGTCAAGGACGGTGAGATCCTGTTCGCGGTCGACCAGCAGCAGTATCTCCAGGGCTGGCTGCCGATCACCTTCCTGATCCTCTACCGCGACAACCTCAACACCGTCGGCGGCGGCCTGCCGGTCAACACCGGTCCCGGTTTCGTCACCAAGGACAACGCCGGACAGGTGGCCAGGCTCGCCGAGAGCGGCACCCGGTGA
- a CDS encoding sulfotransferase family protein: protein MPLPDFLTIGAPKAGTTALHAALARHPELFLSPVKEPKFFLTDGPPPTGGGPGDAQTYREHVWRRADYEALFGAAPPDTLRGESTPFYLYDLEAQRRIRAAIPEVRLIVVLRDPVERAHSNWTHLWSAGLEPVGDVVRACEEEERRIRAGWAPFWHYRGLGRYGEQLAHLYTLFPREQVLVFRYRDLVDRPADTLDRICRFLGVETGVVTEVPRENVTAHPEPTRGHRLLSRALRTGAAVGRFLPARASVALTDPLERRLQQRARSRRPLTWEQRERLIGYFAEDVALLQETTGEDFSDWLRPRERSGGLVGTRPNGQRQARNGRPQT from the coding sequence ATGCCGCTACCGGATTTCCTCACCATCGGCGCCCCCAAGGCCGGGACGACCGCGCTGCACGCGGCGCTGGCCCGCCACCCGGAGCTCTTCCTGTCGCCGGTGAAGGAGCCGAAGTTCTTCCTCACCGACGGCCCGCCGCCGACCGGGGGCGGGCCGGGCGACGCCCAGACCTACCGCGAGCACGTCTGGCGGCGCGCGGACTACGAGGCCCTGTTCGGCGCGGCGCCGCCGGACACGCTGAGGGGCGAGTCCACCCCGTTCTACCTGTACGACCTGGAGGCGCAGCGGCGCATCCGGGCCGCGATCCCCGAGGTCAGGCTGATCGTGGTGCTGCGTGACCCGGTGGAGCGGGCCCACTCCAACTGGACCCATCTGTGGTCGGCCGGGCTGGAACCGGTCGGCGACGTGGTGCGGGCGTGCGAGGAGGAGGAGCGGCGGATCAGGGCGGGCTGGGCGCCGTTCTGGCACTATCGCGGGCTCGGCCGGTACGGCGAGCAGCTGGCGCACCTGTACACCCTGTTCCCCCGCGAGCAGGTGCTGGTCTTCCGCTACCGCGACCTGGTCGACCGGCCCGCCGACACCCTGGACCGGATCTGCCGCTTCCTCGGCGTCGAGACCGGCGTCGTCACCGAGGTGCCCCGGGAGAACGTCACCGCCCACCCCGAGCCGACGCGGGGCCACCGGCTGCTGTCCCGGGCGCTGCGGACCGGGGCGGCGGTCGGCCGGTTCCTCCCGGCGCGGGCGAGCGTGGCGCTGACCGACCCGCTGGAGCGGCGGCTGCAGCAGCGGGCCCGCTCCCGCCGGCCCCTCACCTGGGAGCAGCGGGAGCGGCTGATCGGCTACTTCGCCGAGGACGTGGCGCTGCTGCAGGAGACGACCGGCGAGGACTTCAGCGACTGGCTACGCCCCCGTGAGCGCTCCGGCGGCCTGGTGGGCACCCGCCCCAACGGCCAGCGCCAGGCCCGCAACGGGCGGCCGCAGACATAG
- a CDS encoding lanthionine synthetase LanC family protein: protein MSPEPGAETPLSAAVRAARWIRSAAVDDGHGRHWRANPDTRGRSAMPGQPLSLYSGAAGIVLFFLELAAATGDEGYFDDAVAGARYLAATWREQADLSLHHGLAGVMFALAEAGWATGESSFEAEAGAVADHIVRSARPVDGGLGWTGDPAQRGDGGIILGLLHAAGILGVPAYQEIAVEAGTRIADLAVPGHRFGDGACADLPLDAVTPGFLSGTAGTAFLLARLYGLTGQSGFLKAARRGSDFVRAISVVTDRCAMVPHHIPQGRDLHYLGFCSGSAGVARMFYELYRVAGDAGDLDWVERLARGIVRSGTPGRRTDGYWNVACQCCGAAGLVELFVGLWAATGRQTHLEFAHELGTDLIGRATRHDGRGWRWYQAYRRLRPWEVTADTGYMVGAAGIGAALLHLDATTRPQEIRRLMLPPDNPFPAIPLPAATLRHS from the coding sequence ATGAGCCCGGAACCGGGGGCCGAGACCCCGCTGAGCGCCGCGGTCAGGGCCGCGCGCTGGATCCGCTCCGCGGCCGTGGACGACGGACACGGGCGGCACTGGCGGGCCAACCCCGACACGCGAGGCCGCTCGGCCATGCCCGGCCAGCCGCTGTCGCTGTACTCCGGGGCGGCCGGCATCGTCCTGTTCTTCCTCGAACTCGCCGCCGCCACCGGGGACGAGGGCTACTTCGACGACGCCGTGGCCGGGGCCCGCTACCTCGCCGCCACCTGGCGGGAGCAGGCCGACCTCTCCCTCCACCACGGTCTGGCGGGAGTGATGTTCGCCCTCGCCGAGGCGGGGTGGGCCACCGGCGAGAGCTCCTTCGAGGCGGAGGCCGGGGCCGTCGCCGACCACATCGTGCGCAGCGCCCGTCCCGTCGACGGAGGGCTCGGCTGGACCGGCGACCCCGCGCAGCGCGGCGACGGCGGGATCATCCTGGGGCTCCTGCACGCCGCCGGCATCCTGGGCGTCCCCGCCTACCAGGAGATCGCCGTCGAGGCGGGCACGCGCATCGCCGACCTCGCCGTCCCCGGCCACCGGTTCGGCGACGGCGCCTGCGCCGACCTGCCGCTGGACGCGGTCACGCCCGGTTTCCTGTCCGGCACGGCGGGCACCGCCTTCCTGCTCGCCCGCCTGTACGGCCTGACCGGGCAGAGCGGCTTCCTGAAGGCCGCCAGGAGGGGGTCCGACTTCGTCCGCGCGATCAGCGTCGTGACGGACCGGTGCGCGATGGTCCCGCACCACATCCCGCAGGGCCGCGACCTGCACTATCTGGGGTTCTGCTCGGGATCGGCCGGGGTCGCGCGGATGTTCTACGAGCTGTACCGGGTGGCGGGCGACGCCGGGGACCTCGACTGGGTGGAGCGGCTGGCCCGGGGGATCGTCCGCAGCGGCACCCCGGGCCGCCGGACGGACGGCTACTGGAACGTGGCCTGTCAGTGCTGCGGCGCGGCCGGCCTGGTGGAGCTGTTCGTCGGGCTCTGGGCGGCGACCGGCCGCCAGACCCACCTGGAGTTCGCCCACGAGCTGGGGACGGACCTCATCGGCCGGGCCACCCGGCACGACGGGCGGGGTTGGCGGTGGTATCAGGCCTATCGCCGGCTGCGGCCCTGGGAGGTCACCGCCGACACGGGATACATGGTCGGCGCGGCGGGGATCGGGGCCGCCCTGCTCCACCTGGACGCCACCACCCGCCCGCAGGAGATCCGGCGGCTCATGCTGCCCCCCGACAACCCGTTCCCGGCCATCCCGCTGCCCGCCGCGACGCTCCGCCACTCCTGA